A genomic region of Leptidea sinapis chromosome 46, ilLepSina1.1, whole genome shotgun sequence contains the following coding sequences:
- the LOC126978025 gene encoding DET1- and DDB1-associated protein 1: MSVIEFLKDLPSYDEQNFSLFNTDNGIRNCSKRPSIYLPTKDIPSEQIIVTEKTNILLRFLHQQWEKKNNNASIRKRDQCNTEQNGDERVPRKRPRLNSPMY; this comes from the exons ATG TCGGTGATAGAATTCTTGAAAGACTTGCCGTCCTACGACGAGCAGAATTTCAGTTTATTCAATACTGACAATGGTATCCGAAACTGTTCGAAGAGACCATCAATCTACCTACCTACGAAAGATATCCCTTCTGAACAAA TAATTGTAACGGAGAAGACAAACATTCTGCTAAGATTTCTACATCAACAGTGGGAGAAAAAG AACAACAATGCATCAATAAGGAAGAGAGATCAATGCAACACTGAACAAAATGGTGATGAGAGAGTTCCGCGCAAGAGACCTCGACTCAACTCACCGATgtactga
- the LOC126977975 gene encoding inactive selenide, water dikinase-like protein encodes MSYQTSVGQDSLAAAQLEITGNPNALALRRPFDPVAHDLEASFRLTRFADLKGRSCKVPQDVLSKLVESLQQDYSQQDEFMHVAIPRIGIGLDCSVTPLRHGGLCLVQTTDFFYPLVDDPYMMGKIACANVLSDLYAMGVTECDNMLMLLGVSTKMTEKERDVVIPLIMRGFKDSALEAGTSVTGGQTVINPWCTIGGAASTICQPNEYIVPDNAVMGDVLVLTKPLGTQVAVNAHQWLDQPERWNRIKLVVSEEDVRKAYHRAMDSMSRLNRIAARLMHKYNAHGSTDVTGFGLLGHAQNLASHQKNEVSFVIHNLPVIAKMAAVAKACGNMFQLLQGHAPETSGGLLICLPREQAAAYCKDIEKQEGYQAWIIGIVEKGNRTARIIDKPRVIEVPAKD; translated from the coding sequence ATGTCGTATCAGACGAGTGTAGGGCAAGATTCGCTAGCAGCAGCGCAATTAGAAATAACCGGTAACCCTAACGCTTTGGCGCTTCGTCGCCCTTTCGATCCTGTGGCTCATGACTTGGAGGCGAGTTTTCGTCTAACAAGATTTGCTGACTTAAAAGGAAGAAGTTGTAAAGTACCTCAGGATGTTTTATCCAAACTCGTGGAATCTCTTCAACAAGATTACTCTCAACAGGATGAGTTTATGCATGTGGCGATCCCGCGAATCGGTATCGGCTTAGATTGCTCAGTTACACCACTTAGACACGGAGGCCTTTGTTTGGTTCAAACTACGGACTTCTTTTACCCTCTCGTTGACGACCCATACATGATGGGAAAAATTGCATGTGCCAACGTTTTGAGCGACTTGTACGCCATGGGAGTTACAGAATGCGACAATATGCTAATGCTGTTAGGAGTATCCACTAAAATGACTGAAAAGGAACGAGATGTCGTGATTCCCCTGATTATGAGAGGCTTTAAAGATTCTGCTCTAGAAGCTGGTACTTCTGTGACCGGTGGACAAACAGTCATTAATCCCTGGTGTACCATTGGAGGGGCTGCATCAACAATATGCCAACCTAATGAATACATTGTACCCGATAATGCTGTCATGGGAGATGTCCTTGTTTTAACTAAACCCCTTGGCACTCAAGTTGCAGTTAATGCTCACCAATGGCTTGATCAACCAGAGCGCTGGAATAGAATTAAGTTAGTTGTATCTGAAGAAGATGTGCGTAAGGCATATCACCGTGCTATGGACTCTATGAGTAGACTAAACCGTATTGCTGCTAGACTTATGCACAAATACAATGCTCATGGTTCAACTGATGTTACAGGATTTGGTTTACTTGGTCATGCTCAAAACCTTGCTTCCCATCAAAAGAATGAAGTTTCTTTTGTTATTCATAATTTGCCAGTTATTGCCAAGATGGCAGCAGTTGCTAAAGCATGTGGTAATATGTTCCAACTATTGCAAGGTCATGCACCAGAGACTTCAGGTGGATTACTTATCTGTTTGCCAAGAGAACAGGCTGCAGCATACTGTAAAGATATAGAGAAACAAGAAGGATACCAGGCGTGGATCATTGGTATTGTAGAAAAGGGAAACAGAACTGCTAGAATTATCGACAAACCAAGAGTAATTGAAGTTCCCGCTaaggattaa